A window of the Amycolatopsis solani genome harbors these coding sequences:
- a CDS encoding class I SAM-dependent methyltransferase → MNRVKNRFPARKTLGKLLHALASKVDDPYTDQLNRLAAELREEVVRQGDRVLDRVVEFEIRSRRDIVYAGDQDAALESNVFAREHLVGSRHFGKPKETLEYALSLAPQSGGMALEFGVASGNTLRTIARARGGREVYGFDSFDGLPEAWLNGMPAGAFARDDLPDVPGAELVVGLFGDSLPGFLAEHPGHVDFLHVDGDLYSSAKTVLDLCGPRLRAGSIVHFDEFFNFPGWKRHEYRAWTEYVERTGVEFEYVAYTYSDNQVTVKITKP, encoded by the coding sequence ATGAACCGCGTGAAAAACCGTTTTCCGGCAAGGAAAACCCTCGGCAAGCTGCTCCACGCGCTGGCCTCCAAAGTGGACGACCCGTACACCGATCAGCTGAACCGGCTGGCCGCGGAGCTCCGCGAGGAGGTCGTCCGCCAGGGTGACCGGGTCCTCGATCGGGTGGTGGAGTTCGAGATCCGCAGCCGCCGCGACATCGTCTACGCCGGCGATCAGGACGCCGCCCTCGAGAGCAACGTCTTCGCCCGCGAGCACCTCGTCGGCTCCCGGCACTTCGGCAAGCCCAAGGAGACGCTCGAGTACGCGCTGTCGCTGGCACCGCAAAGCGGCGGCATGGCGCTGGAGTTCGGCGTCGCGTCCGGCAACACGCTGCGGACCATCGCCCGCGCCCGCGGCGGCCGCGAGGTCTACGGCTTCGACTCCTTCGACGGGCTGCCCGAGGCGTGGCTCAACGGCATGCCCGCCGGTGCGTTCGCCCGCGACGACCTGCCGGACGTGCCCGGTGCCGAGCTCGTCGTCGGGCTGTTCGGCGACAGCCTGCCCGGCTTCCTGGCCGAGCACCCCGGGCACGTCGACTTCCTGCACGTCGACGGCGACCTCTACAGCTCCGCCAAGACCGTGCTCGACCTCTGCGGGCCGCGGCTGCGCGCGGGCAGCATCGTGCACTTCGACGAGTTCTTCAACTTCCCCGGCTGGAAGCGGCACGAATACCGCGCCTGGACGGAGTACGTCGAGCGCACGGGCGTCGAGTTCGAGTACGTCGCCTACACCTACAGCGACAACCAGGTGACGGTGAAGATCACGAAACCCTAG
- a CDS encoding MCE family protein: MSPRLAADAPVRTALAGLAVLALGIVTALNARSLPVIGDGTTYSAEFSEAAGLFAGNDVRIAGVKVGRVTELKLRGDRVLVSFKAKDVWLGDATGAAIRLKTVLGQKYLALDPEGEGTLDPGQPIPRSRTSVPYDILAAFGELSSTVDKIDTARLAKSFDTLSATLANTPQSVRAALTGLSRLSDSLASRDQQLGTLLANTRTVSQTLVDRDAAVQRLLADGNRLLSEVSDREQAITALLDGSRQLATELSGLIDENEAQVGPLLAQLDQLTSMLQRNQDALAAGIKGFAPLVRLGTNIAGNGRFIDGYLCGLILPSVGPLNEEGCHG; the protein is encoded by the coding sequence ATGTCACCGCGCCTGGCCGCCGACGCCCCGGTCAGGACGGCGCTCGCCGGGCTGGCCGTGCTGGCACTGGGCATCGTGACGGCGCTCAACGCGCGGTCCCTGCCCGTGATCGGCGACGGCACCACGTACTCCGCCGAATTCAGCGAAGCGGCGGGACTGTTCGCGGGCAACGACGTCCGGATCGCCGGGGTCAAGGTCGGGCGGGTCACCGAGCTGAAGCTGCGCGGCGACCGCGTGCTGGTTTCCTTCAAGGCCAAGGACGTCTGGCTCGGCGACGCGACGGGCGCGGCGATCCGGCTCAAGACCGTGCTGGGCCAGAAGTACCTCGCACTCGACCCGGAGGGTGAGGGGACGCTCGACCCCGGGCAGCCGATCCCGCGGTCCCGCACCAGCGTCCCGTACGACATCCTCGCCGCGTTCGGCGAGCTTTCGTCCACTGTGGACAAGATCGACACGGCACGGCTGGCGAAGAGCTTCGACACGCTTTCCGCGACGCTCGCGAACACGCCGCAGAGCGTCCGCGCCGCGCTCACCGGGCTGTCGCGGCTGTCGGATTCCCTCGCCTCGCGCGACCAGCAGCTCGGCACGCTGCTGGCCAACACCAGGACCGTGTCGCAGACACTCGTCGACCGTGACGCCGCCGTCCAGCGGCTCCTCGCCGACGGCAACCGGCTGCTCTCCGAGGTGAGCGACCGCGAACAGGCGATCACCGCGCTGCTCGACGGCTCGCGGCAGCTCGCCACCGAGCTCTCCGGGCTGATCGACGAGAACGAAGCGCAGGTCGGCCCGCTGCTCGCCCAGCTCGACCAGCTGACGTCGATGCTGCAGCGCAACCAGGACGCGCTCGCCGCCGGCATCAAGGGGTTCGCGCCGCTGGTCCGGCTCGGCACCAACATCGCGGGCAACGGCCGCTTCATCGACGGCTACCTGTGCGGGCTGATCCTGCCCTCGGTCGGCCCGCTGAACGAGGAAGGCTGCCACGGCTAG
- a CDS encoding FAD-dependent monooxygenase: MKTVLVSGAGIAGPSAAWWLHRGGYRVTVVEAAPALRPGGQAVDFRGEQVKLLAAMGVLADIRRHETAMGDQTVLGLDARPALTVPGAAWSGEVEILRGDLARILYDHTKADTEYVFGDRVTALNETADGVEVTFRHGAPRTFDLVVGADGVHSGVRAAAFGPERDFRHDLGFGIAGFTAPNHLGLDHTSVMYNEPGRGVTVGSHRLAGELHVSLVFAADGVEFRRSPDEQRALLTRLFANTGWEVPKLLEALPAADDLYVDSISQIHLDRWAKGRVVLLGDAAWCAGPGGSGTGLGMMGAQVLAGELAAAGGDHVTAFAKYEERLRKPATVGQKNGKGSGTFLAPRTAAKIRSRNRAYRMISTRLFGKVFVWMTDRAANAVEYREYPALTVA, translated from the coding sequence ATGAAGACCGTGCTCGTCTCCGGGGCCGGCATCGCCGGCCCGTCCGCGGCCTGGTGGCTGCACCGCGGCGGCTACCGCGTCACCGTCGTCGAGGCCGCGCCCGCGCTGCGCCCCGGCGGCCAGGCCGTCGACTTCCGCGGTGAACAGGTCAAGCTGCTGGCCGCGATGGGCGTCCTGGCCGACATCCGCCGCCACGAGACGGCGATGGGCGACCAGACCGTGCTCGGGCTCGACGCGCGGCCCGCGCTGACCGTGCCCGGCGCCGCCTGGAGCGGCGAGGTCGAGATCCTGCGCGGCGACCTCGCGCGGATCCTCTACGACCACACGAAGGCCGACACCGAGTACGTCTTCGGCGACCGCGTCACCGCGCTGAACGAGACGGCCGACGGCGTCGAAGTCACCTTCCGCCACGGCGCGCCGCGCACGTTCGACCTGGTCGTCGGCGCCGACGGCGTGCACTCCGGGGTCCGCGCCGCCGCGTTCGGCCCGGAGCGGGACTTCCGGCACGACCTCGGCTTCGGCATCGCCGGCTTCACCGCGCCCAACCACCTCGGGCTCGACCACACCAGCGTCATGTACAACGAGCCCGGCCGCGGCGTGACCGTCGGCAGCCACCGGCTGGCCGGCGAGCTGCACGTCAGCCTGGTCTTCGCCGCCGACGGCGTCGAGTTCCGCCGCTCCCCCGACGAGCAGCGCGCCCTCCTCACGCGGTTGTTCGCGAACACCGGCTGGGAAGTGCCCAAGCTGCTCGAAGCGCTGCCCGCGGCCGACGACCTCTACGTCGACTCGATCAGCCAGATCCACCTCGACCGCTGGGCGAAGGGCCGGGTCGTGCTGCTCGGCGACGCCGCGTGGTGCGCCGGACCGGGCGGCTCCGGCACCGGGCTCGGGATGATGGGCGCGCAGGTGCTGGCCGGCGAACTCGCGGCAGCGGGCGGCGACCACGTGACGGCGTTCGCGAAGTACGAGGAGCGGCTGCGCAAGCCGGCGACCGTCGGGCAGAAGAACGGCAAGGGCTCGGGCACCTTCCTCGCCCCGCGCACGGCCGCGAAGATCCGAAGCCGCAACCGCGCCTACCGGATGATCAGCACCCGGTTGTTCGGCAAGGTGTTCGTCTGGATGACCGACCGCGCGGCCAACGCGGTCGAATACCGGGAGTACCCCGCGCTCACCGTCGCGTGA
- a CDS encoding TetR/AcrR family transcriptional regulator, which produces MDRSAAGRIPQDGEEAVETRILGAAAHLIAEEGFGRLKIGAVCARSGYARSVVFQHFGDKEGLGRRLVEFAVEEFTNSYSEAVAARTGALTATPMDMLRALLDIIFELIRTMPTLNQAFLALWGDGAAEYSALRGTLTEADRRFRFAIAQTVASGVADGSITGVRDADAYASALLAQLRGISMQALIDPDGIDLRGLRAELESGVDRLSAGFRGTL; this is translated from the coding sequence GTGGACCGCTCCGCCGCAGGCCGGATCCCGCAGGACGGCGAGGAAGCCGTCGAGACGCGCATCCTGGGCGCCGCCGCGCACCTCATCGCCGAGGAGGGCTTCGGGAGGCTCAAGATCGGCGCGGTCTGCGCGCGCTCGGGTTACGCGCGCTCGGTCGTCTTCCAGCACTTCGGCGACAAGGAAGGGCTGGGCCGCCGGCTCGTCGAGTTCGCCGTCGAAGAGTTCACCAACTCCTACAGCGAGGCCGTCGCGGCCCGGACCGGGGCGCTCACCGCGACGCCGATGGACATGCTGCGTGCCCTCCTCGACATCATCTTCGAGCTGATCCGCACGATGCCGACGCTCAACCAGGCGTTCCTGGCCCTCTGGGGCGACGGCGCGGCGGAGTACTCGGCCCTGCGCGGCACGCTGACCGAGGCCGACCGCCGGTTCCGGTTCGCCATCGCCCAGACCGTGGCCAGCGGCGTCGCGGACGGCTCGATCACCGGCGTCCGCGACGCGGACGCGTACGCCTCGGCGCTGCTCGCCCAGCTCCGCGGCATCTCGATGCAGGCACTGATCGACCCCGACGGCATCGACCTGCGCGGCCTGCGCGCGGAACTGGAGAGCGGCGTCGACCGGCTCTCCGCGGGCTTCCGCGGCACGCTCTAA
- a CDS encoding YggT family protein → MGALWTLLGFALSLYLLVLVARMVLDWVAVVADTPPWARRARGLAYAATEPVIGPVRRVVRPVRIGGFSLDLAFTLVFIGVIVLRSIVYAL, encoded by the coding sequence ATGGGTGCCCTGTGGACGCTGCTCGGGTTCGCGCTGAGCCTGTACCTGCTGGTACTCGTCGCGCGGATGGTGCTGGACTGGGTCGCGGTCGTCGCTGACACGCCGCCGTGGGCGCGGCGGGCGCGGGGGCTCGCCTACGCCGCCACCGAGCCGGTGATCGGGCCGGTGCGGCGGGTCGTGCGGCCGGTGCGGATCGGCGGGTTCTCGCTCGACCTCGCCTTCACGCTGGTCTTCATCGGCGTCATCGTGCTGCGGTCGATCGTCTACGCGCTTTAG
- the fxsT gene encoding FxSxx-COOH system tetratricopeptide repeat protein, whose translation MAVGEPVERQGRKPPARRVFLSHTSELAEWPKPRSFVGAAKDAVAAAGDAVVDMSAFTARDATPEQLDQEMLAEADIYVLIAGFRYGMPVRDRPDVSYTEQEFQIATDTGMPRLVFMLAEDTEGPPALIRDLQYGARQEAFRKRLPDSGLAITKVSSPDELAAKLERALNRVARSRPDSKLVGRISNIPARTATFTGRDELLTRLRDALCSGRPAVVQALNGMGGVGKTTTAIEYAHRHAEDYDVAWWIPSEDPDLIIGHLAELAQALDLTTGQDSPAVAVARLRGALESQGRWLVVFDNAEDPAALRPLLPGGAGHVIITSRNPDWDDIGAALAVREFTRPESVELLRTRCDRLTNTDADRIADALGDLPLAVNQAVRLLVTTSLTAGEYLELLAERVHDLLARHEKGSSYPVSLTAAWAVSFDRLARDHPAALNVLTLVAWLAPEPVPLTLLSHQQGEAGAVARDPLAFADITAALRSRGMAEVTTTTIQLHRVPAALLRARTRGDVTAEGDRDSTWPVTAIRLLYAGKPDEPWANPPSWPRWRELLPHLLVVCDPERAWQPAANEVARLLDRTAIYLKTSGDPRRALPLFERAYTLSRDRLGEDHPDTLSYANNLALDLSDLGEHQRARELNEDTLARRQRVTGGDRPDTLSSASNLAIDLRNLGEHQRARELDEDTLARRQRILGEDHPDTLKSANNLAIDLRNLGEHQQARELNEDTLARRQRILGEDHPNTLSSAGNLAIDLGDLGEHQRARELNEDTLARLQRILGEDHPDTLISASNLAIDLRNLGEHQRARELNEDTLARRQRILGEDHPDTLKSAGLAIDLRNLGEHQRTRELNEDTLGSQ comes from the coding sequence TTGGCGGTCGGGGAGCCTGTCGAGAGGCAGGGACGGAAGCCGCCGGCGAGGCGGGTGTTTCTCAGCCACACCAGCGAGCTCGCGGAGTGGCCGAAGCCGCGGTCGTTCGTGGGGGCGGCGAAGGACGCGGTGGCCGCGGCGGGGGATGCGGTGGTGGACATGTCCGCCTTCACCGCTCGCGACGCGACACCCGAACAGCTCGATCAGGAGATGCTGGCCGAGGCCGACATCTACGTGCTGATCGCGGGATTCCGGTACGGCATGCCGGTACGAGACCGCCCGGATGTCTCCTACACCGAGCAGGAATTTCAGATTGCCACCGATACCGGTATGCCACGGCTGGTGTTCATGCTGGCCGAAGACACCGAAGGGCCACCGGCGCTGATCCGTGACTTGCAGTACGGGGCGCGGCAGGAGGCGTTCCGCAAACGGCTGCCCGACAGCGGTCTCGCCATCACCAAGGTGTCCTCGCCCGACGAACTGGCGGCCAAGCTGGAACGGGCTCTAAATCGGGTCGCTCGCTCCCGGCCGGATTCGAAGCTCGTTGGCCGGATCTCGAACATCCCCGCGCGGACGGCCACTTTCACCGGCCGCGACGAGCTATTGACCAGGCTGCGGGATGCGTTGTGTTCTGGGCGGCCGGCGGTAGTGCAGGCGCTCAACGGGATGGGCGGGGTCGGCAAGACGACCACCGCGATCGAGTACGCCCACCGCCACGCTGAGGACTATGACGTGGCCTGGTGGATCCCGTCGGAGGACCCCGACCTCATCATCGGCCACCTCGCTGAACTGGCCCAAGCTCTGGACCTGACCACCGGCCAGGACTCACCCGCGGTCGCCGTGGCCCGGTTGCGCGGGGCGCTGGAGTCGCAGGGGCGGTGGCTGGTGGTGTTCGACAACGCCGAAGACCCCGCCGCCCTACGTCCCCTGCTGCCCGGTGGTGCCGGGCATGTGATCATCACCTCCCGCAACCCCGATTGGGACGACATCGGCGCCGCACTCGCGGTGCGGGAGTTCACCCGTCCCGAGTCGGTCGAGCTGCTGCGCACCCGCTGTGACCGGCTCACCAACACTGACGCCGACCGGATCGCTGATGCTCTGGGCGACCTGCCCTTGGCCGTGAACCAGGCAGTGCGCCTGCTGGTCACGACCAGTCTGACCGCCGGGGAGTACCTCGAGCTGCTCGCCGAGCGCGTCCATGACCTGCTGGCCCGCCATGAGAAGGGCAGCAGCTACCCGGTCTCGCTGACCGCGGCGTGGGCCGTGTCGTTCGATCGGCTGGCCCGCGACCACCCCGCTGCCTTGAACGTCCTGACCTTGGTGGCGTGGCTCGCTCCCGAGCCGGTGCCGCTCACCTTGCTCTCCCATCAGCAGGGCGAGGCTGGGGCTGTTGCGCGGGATCCGCTGGCCTTCGCCGATATTACGGCCGCGCTGCGCAGCCGCGGGATGGCCGAGGTAACCACCACGACCATCCAGCTCCACCGGGTCCCCGCCGCGCTGCTGCGGGCGCGCACCCGAGGCGACGTCACCGCCGAGGGCGACCGGGACTCGACCTGGCCGGTCACCGCGATCCGGCTGCTCTACGCCGGGAAGCCTGACGAACCCTGGGCCAACCCGCCGAGCTGGCCGCGCTGGCGAGAGCTTCTCCCGCACCTGCTGGTCGTGTGCGACCCCGAACGAGCCTGGCAGCCAGCAGCGAACGAAGTAGCCCGTTTGCTCGATCGGACCGCGATCTACCTCAAGACCAGTGGCGACCCCCGCCGAGCATTGCCGCTGTTTGAGCGGGCCTACACCCTGAGCAGGGATCGCCTCGGCGAGGACCACCCCGACACCCTCTCCTACGCCAATAATCTCGCCCTCGACCTCAGCGATCTGGGTGAGCATCAGCGGGCTCGGGAGCTGAACGAGGACACCCTCGCCCGCCGCCAGCGCGTCACGGGCGGGGACCGCCCCGACACCCTCTCCTCCGCCAGCAACCTCGCCATCGACCTCCGGAACCTGGGTGAGCATCAGCGGGCTCGGGAGCTGGACGAGGACACCCTCGCCCGCCGCCAGCGCATCCTGGGTGAAGACCACCCCGACACCCTCAAGTCCGCCAACAACCTCGCCATCGACCTCCGGAACCTGGGTGAGCATCAGCAGGCTCGGGAGCTGAACGAGGACACCCTCGCCCGCCGCCAGCGCATCCTGGGTGAAGACCACCCCAACACCCTCTCCTCCGCCGGCAACCTCGCCATCGACCTCGGCGATCTGGGTGAGCATCAGCGGGCTCGGGAGCTGAACGAGGACACCCTCGCCCGCCTCCAGCGCATCCTGGGTGAAGACCACCCCGACACCCTCATCTCCGCCAGCAACCTCGCCATCGACCTCCGGAACCTGGGTGAGCATCAGCGGGCTCGGGAGCTGAACGAGGACACCCTCGCCCGCCGCCAGCGCATCCTGGGTGAAGACCACCCCGACACCCTCAAGTCCGCCGGCCTCGCCATCGACCTCCGGAACCTGGGTGAGCATCAGCGGACTCGGGAGCTGAACGAGGACACCCTCGGGAGCCAATAA
- the fxsT gene encoding FxSxx-COOH system tetratricopeptide repeat protein codes for MLVVGESAEGQGRKSPARRVFLSHTSELAEWPKPRSFVAAAKDAVAAAGDAVVDMSAFTARDATPEELDREMLAEADIYVLIAGFRYGTPVRGRPEVSYTEQEFGIATATGMERLVFVLDKDTEGPPALIQDLDYGRRQEAFRQRLPDSGLTITKVSSPAELATKLERALNRVPRSLQESKPVRRISNIPARTVTFTGRDELLTSLRDALCTGQPAVVQALNGMGGVGKTTTAIEYAHRHAGDYEVAWWVPSEDPDLILGNLAALAQAMDLSASQDLPDIAVARLRGELESRGRWLVVFDNAEEPTALRPLLPAGDGHVIITSRNPDWDDIGAALPVREFARPESVQLLRTRCDRLTESDADRIADALGDLPLAVNQAARLLATTSLTVEKYLELLDERIHDLMARHEQSGGYPLSLTAAWTVSFDQLARDNPAALNTLTLVAWLAPEPVPLGLLTHQQGDAGVTARDPLAFADVTTALRSRGMAEVTTATIQLHRVPAALLRARTRGDILTENDPNSTWQVIAVQLLDAGQPDDPWNNPPSWARWQEILPHLLFACDSHRAWQPVAREVAHLLDRAASYLQTRGDPRTALPLFQRAYVLRRDLLGIDAPATVASACNLALDLRELGEYERACELDEDALARYKRVLGENHPDTLASASNLAADLRELGEYERARELDEDTFTRCKRVLGDDHSDTLVSAVNVALDHWFLGEYERARELDEDTLARRKRDVGDDHPGTLISANNLAGDLRELGEYERARELDEDTLARRKRVLGENHPDTLTSANNLAGDLRKLGEYERARELDEDTLARRKRVLGENHPDTLTSANNLAFDLREPGESERARELDPNTLAGQ; via the coding sequence GTGCTGGTGGTCGGGGAGTCTGCCGAGGGGCAGGGGCGGAAGTCGCCGGCGAGGCGAGTGTTCCTTAGTCACACCAGCGAGCTTGCGGAGTGGCCGAAGCCGCGGTCGTTCGTAGCGGCGGCGAAGGACGCGGTGGCCGCGGCCGGGGATGCGGTGGTGGACATGTCCGCCTTCACCGCCAGGGACGCGACACCGGAGGAACTCGACCGGGAGATGCTAGCCGAGGCCGACATCTACGTCCTGATCGCCGGTTTCCGGTACGGCACGCCGGTGCGGGGCCGTCCGGAGGTTTCCTACACCGAGCAGGAGTTCGGGATCGCCACCGCCACCGGCATGGAGCGGCTGGTATTTGTGCTGGATAAGGACACCGAAGGGCCACCGGCGCTGATCCAGGACCTGGACTACGGTCGCCGGCAGGAAGCGTTCCGGCAACGACTGCCGGACAGCGGCCTCACCATCACCAAGGTTTCCTCACCCGCCGAACTGGCGACCAAGCTGGAGCGAGCTCTGAACCGGGTCCCCCGCTCCCTCCAGGAGTCGAAGCCCGTTCGCCGGATCTCCAACATTCCCGCTCGAACCGTCACCTTCACCGGTCGCGACGAACTGCTGACCAGCCTGCGGGATGCGTTGTGTACTGGTCAGCCGGCGGTGGTGCAGGCACTCAACGGGATGGGCGGGGTCGGCAAGACCACCACGGCGATTGAGTACGCCCACCGTCACGCCGGAGATTACGAGGTGGCCTGGTGGGTCCCGTCGGAAGACCCCGACCTCATCCTCGGCAACCTTGCCGCCCTCGCCCAAGCCATGGACTTATCCGCTAGCCAGGACTTGCCAGATATTGCCGTGGCCCGGTTGCGCGGCGAGCTGGAATCACGTGGGCGGTGGCTGGTGGTGTTCGACAACGCCGAAGAGCCAACCGCCCTGCGCCCGCTGCTGCCCGCCGGTGACGGGCACGTGATCATCACCTCCCGCAATCCCGACTGGGACGACATCGGCGCCGCGCTACCGGTGCGGGAATTCGCCCGCCCCGAGTCGGTCCAGCTGCTGAGAACCCGCTGTGACCGGCTCACTGAATCCGACGCCGACCGCATCGCCGATGCCCTGGGTGACCTGCCCTTGGCCGTCAACCAGGCAGCACGACTCCTCGCGACGACCAGCCTGACCGTCGAGAAATACCTCGAACTGCTCGACGAGCGCATCCATGACCTGATGGCCCGCCATGAGCAGAGCGGCGGCTACCCCCTCTCGCTGACCGCGGCGTGGACGGTGTCGTTCGACCAGCTCGCCCGCGACAACCCGGCCGCGCTGAACACCTTGACGTTGGTGGCGTGGCTGGCTCCCGAACCGGTGCCACTCGGCCTGCTCACCCACCAGCAGGGCGACGCCGGAGTCACTGCACGGGACCCGCTGGCCTTCGCCGACGTCACGACCGCGCTGCGCAGCCGCGGGATGGCCGAGGTCACCACCGCCACGATCCAGCTCCACCGGGTCCCCGCAGCACTGCTGCGCGCACGCACCCGCGGCGACATCCTCACCGAGAACGACCCAAACTCGACCTGGCAAGTCATCGCAGTCCAGCTGCTAGACGCCGGTCAGCCTGACGATCCCTGGAACAACCCGCCGAGCTGGGCACGCTGGCAAGAAATCCTCCCGCACCTGCTATTCGCCTGCGACTCCCACCGCGCATGGCAGCCGGTCGCGAGAGAAGTCGCCCACCTACTCGACCGCGCCGCCTCCTATCTCCAGACCCGTGGCGACCCTCGCACCGCATTGCCACTCTTTCAGCGGGCCTACGTGCTCCGCAGGGATCTTCTCGGCATAGATGCCCCCGCCACCGTCGCCTCCGCCTGCAACCTCGCCCTCGACCTCAGGGAATTGGGTGAGTATGAGCGGGCTTGTGAGCTGGACGAGGACGCCCTCGCCCGCTACAAGCGCGTTCTCGGCGAGAACCATCCCGACACCCTCGCCTCCGCCAGCAACCTCGCCGCCGACCTCAGGGAGCTGGGTGAGTATGAGCGGGCTCGGGAGCTGGACGAGGACACCTTCACCCGCTGCAAGCGCGTTCTCGGCGACGACCACTCCGACACCCTCGTCTCCGCCGTCAACGTCGCCCTAGACCACTGGTTCTTGGGTGAGTATGAGCGGGCTCGGGAGCTGGACGAGGACACCCTCGCCCGCCGCAAGCGCGATGTCGGCGACGACCACCCCGGTACTCTCATCTCCGCCAACAACCTCGCTGGTGACCTCAGGGAGCTAGGTGAGTATGAGCGGGCTCGGGAGCTGGACGAGGACACCCTCGCCCGCCGCAAACGCGTCCTCGGCGAGAACCACCCCGACACCCTCACCTCCGCCAACAACCTCGCTGGTGACCTCAGGAAGCTAGGTGAGTATGAGCGGGCTCGGGAGCTGGATGAGGACACCCTCGCCCGCCGCAAACGCGTCCTCGGCGAGAACCATCCCGACACCCTCACCTCCGCCAACAACCTCGCCTTCGACCTAAGGGAGCCGGGTGAGTCTGAGCGGGCTCGGGAGCTGGACCCGAACACCCTCGCTGGCCAATAA
- a CDS encoding epoxide hydrolase family protein has translation MAEPFQVALDESDIADLRERLRRTRWPESETVGDWSQGVPLAYVKELCRDWGEEYDFGFARRLNAFPQFKATVDGVGVHFLHVRSEVPGAFPLVLTHGWPGSVLEFLDVIGPLTDPAQYGGDPADAFHVVVPSLPGFGWSDKPALKIPRVAALWDQLMVSLGYDRYGAQGGDWGAAITNALAKVAPGRVAGVHVNFAPVRMDQGDLTASEQRALADLQEFRRTGSGYSAEQGTRPQTLGYGLTDSPAGQAAWIVEKFWAWTDHKGHPEDAVDRQKILDDISVYWFTATAASSARMYWENNDRDLSTVDVPAGVSVFPKEIVRPSRRQAEQRYTDLRWFEELPAGGHFAALEQPQLFVEQVRGFFRLVREA, from the coding sequence ATGGCCGAGCCGTTCCAGGTAGCTCTCGATGAGAGCGACATCGCCGACCTGCGGGAGCGGTTGCGGCGGACCCGGTGGCCCGAGAGCGAAACCGTCGGCGACTGGTCGCAGGGCGTGCCGCTCGCCTACGTCAAGGAACTCTGCCGGGACTGGGGCGAGGAGTACGACTTCGGGTTCGCACGGCGGCTGAACGCCTTCCCGCAGTTCAAAGCCACCGTCGACGGCGTGGGGGTGCACTTCCTGCACGTCCGGTCGGAGGTGCCCGGCGCGTTCCCGCTCGTGCTCACCCACGGGTGGCCCGGGTCCGTCCTCGAATTCCTCGACGTCATCGGGCCGCTCACCGACCCCGCCCAGTACGGGGGCGATCCGGCTGATGCCTTCCACGTCGTCGTGCCGTCGCTGCCCGGGTTCGGGTGGAGCGACAAGCCCGCGCTGAAGATCCCGCGGGTCGCCGCGCTGTGGGACCAGCTCATGGTGTCGCTCGGCTACGACCGCTACGGCGCCCAGGGCGGTGATTGGGGTGCCGCCATCACGAACGCCCTCGCCAAGGTCGCGCCCGGGCGCGTCGCCGGGGTGCACGTCAACTTCGCGCCCGTGCGGATGGACCAGGGCGACCTGACGGCCTCGGAGCAGCGGGCGCTCGCCGACCTCCAGGAATTCCGGCGGACCGGCAGCGGCTACTCCGCCGAGCAGGGCACGCGGCCGCAGACGCTCGGGTACGGGCTCACCGACTCGCCCGCCGGGCAGGCCGCCTGGATCGTCGAGAAGTTCTGGGCCTGGACCGACCACAAGGGGCACCCCGAGGACGCCGTCGACCGGCAGAAGATCCTCGACGACATCTCGGTCTACTGGTTCACCGCGACCGCCGCGTCCTCGGCGCGGATGTACTGGGAGAACAACGATCGCGACCTGTCCACGGTGGACGTGCCGGCCGGGGTTTCGGTGTTCCCCAAGGAGATCGTGCGCCCGTCGCGGCGGCAGGCCGAGCAGCGCTACACCGATCTGCGCTGGTTCGAGGAGCTGCCCGCCGGCGGGCACTTCGCCGCGCTCGAGCAGCCGCAGCTGTTCGTCGAGCAGGTTCGCGGGTTCTTCCGGCTGGTGCGCGAAGCGTGA